A single window of Deltaproteobacteria bacterium DNA harbors:
- a CDS encoding glucose 1-dehydrogenase — MNSVALVTGAGRGIGRAIALRLARDRLAVGVLDLDGAGAEAVAAEVRAAGGRASAAAADVADREAVGRAVATLEDALGPIDVLVNNAGWERLHFFVDSDPALWDRLIAVNLKGVLNTTHTVLQGMAARGGGRIVSIASDAGRVGSSGESVYSACKAGVIGFSKALAREVARHAITVNVVCPGPTETQLLTDVMRGEGGAKILEGMRRGIPLRRLGRPEDVAGAVAYLASDEAAYVTGQVLSVSGGLTMVG; from the coding sequence GTGAACTCCGTCGCGCTCGTCACCGGCGCGGGGCGCGGCATCGGCCGGGCCATCGCGCTGCGGCTCGCGCGCGACCGCCTCGCCGTCGGGGTCCTCGACCTCGACGGCGCGGGCGCCGAAGCGGTCGCGGCAGAGGTCCGGGCGGCCGGGGGGCGCGCTTCGGCCGCGGCCGCCGACGTCGCCGACCGCGAGGCCGTCGGCCGCGCGGTCGCGACGCTCGAGGACGCGCTCGGGCCGATCGACGTCCTCGTCAACAACGCCGGATGGGAGCGGCTGCACTTCTTCGTCGACAGCGACCCGGCGCTCTGGGATCGCCTGATCGCCGTCAACCTGAAGGGGGTCCTCAACACGACGCACACCGTGCTCCAGGGCATGGCGGCGCGCGGCGGCGGGCGCATCGTGAGCATCGCGTCCGACGCGGGACGCGTCGGCAGCAGCGGGGAGTCGGTCTACTCCGCCTGCAAGGCGGGCGTCATCGGTTTCTCGAAGGCACTCGCGCGCGAGGTGGCCCGTCACGCGATCACCGTGAACGTCGTCTGCCCCGGCCCGACGGAGACGCAGCTCCTCACCGACGTGATGCGGGGCGAGGGCGGCGCGAAGATCCTCGAGGGGATGCGACGGGGCATTCCCCTCCGCCGGCTCGGCCGGCCGGAGGACGTGGCAGGCGCCGTCGCCTACCTCGCCTCCGACGAGGCGGCGTACGTGACCGGGCAGGTGCTGAGCGTCTCGGGCGGCCTCACGATGGTGGGGTGA